The following is a genomic window from Pseudomonas sp. FP2335.
CTCTGGTTGAGGCTGATATCCATTCTGTCGCGCAGGCGTGACAGGTTGTCCAGGCTGCGCCCGTCGATGGCCAGGTCGCGCACCCTCGCGGCGTCGGCGATGCTCAGGAAGCCTTGCGTGGAGTACCGATAGGCACCGAGGGCAAAGTGAGTGCCGGAATCGGTGAAGTTCTTGCTGTAGCGCAACTGCACGCTTTGCCCGTCCCGGGACCCGTGGCCGGGCAGGTTTGCGTTCGAATTGGTCAAGTCGAAGGACAGCGCGCCAAACGGGGTATTGAAGGCCGTCCCCAGTAACTGCGAATGATAGTCCTCACCCACCACCGCCCCTGTGTAGCCGGTCAGCAGATTGTTGAGGCCGTGCTGGTAGGTCGCCTGCATCAGTTTGGGTGGATGGTTCAGGCCGATTTCATCCAGCAGGCCGACGCTCAGTGAATAGCGGCTGTAGCCCGCACGCAGCAGGTTGGCGTTGGCGGCAAACGGCACGATGAATTCGCGCTGGCGGCCATCGGCCTCGGTGACCGTGACAGTCAGGTCACCCCCATAGCCCGTGGGGAACAGGTCGTTGAGCACAAACGGGCCGGGGGCCACGGAGACTTCATCCAGCAACACGCCACGTTGGCGCACGGTCACGCGGGCATTGGTCTCGGCGACACCACGCACCACAGGCGCAAAGCCGGTCATGGAATCCGGCAGCATCCGGTCATCGCTGAACAGGCTGGCACCGCGCAGGCGCACGCTGTCGAACAGCTCGCCCGGGGTGTAGATCTCGCCCACCATCATTTGTGAGCGCAGCGGGCTCAGTTCGCGTTGCACATAGGTGCTGCTGCTTTGATAACCCGAGGCGGCGTCGGTCTGGCTGAAGCTGCCGTTATGACGCAAATGCCAGTCACCCAGATTGAGCCCGGAGTTCAGGCCCAGGTAATGGGAGTTGATCGAGCGGCCGTTCGTGCGTGTATTGAAGGTGTTGACGTTGTAGCGTGCGAAGGCCGCATTGATGCCGCTGTCCCAGTGTTTCGGGTCGACATAGCCGCGTGCTGTACGTGCCATGTAGATCTGTGGAACCTGCAGTGTCAGGCGGTTTTCGCCTGAGTCGAAATGGCTGGTACTGCCTGGCAGGTAGGTTGAAATATCCTCGCAACCGGCAAACTCGGGAATCGGCGCCTGGCCGTCCTCGATGGGTTGTTTTTGCGGTGCGTCCAGGTCGATGCCGAACCTGAGCAGTGCGTCACGCTCCAGGCACATCTGTGCCGAGTCCTGGCCCTCGACCGCGACGAAGGACAACGTTTCGCGGCCAATCCACTGACCGTTGAGGTAGACGTCGCTGCGGTAGTTGCCGGGCAGTACGACGTTGCCCTGGCTGAATTTTGAAATATCGAGCTGCTGGCCACCCGTGCCATCCGGAAAGAAGGCCGGGTTGAACTCGACATTCTCCACCGCGTGGGCGGCCATCGAGTGTGCTCCGCCGAGCAGCAACAAGCTCTGCGCCGTAAGCTTCAGCCGATGACATGTCGGGGACCAGTGTCTTGCTCTGGCAGGCGTGTTCAAGCTCATGTTTACCATTTCCAAAAAAAGTGCTGTCCGAATTCGGGCAAGGGGAGGCCCTGCCCAGGAAAAAGGGCATCCAACAGGTGTGTCCGGGGTTGGAGAACTACGGTGTCGGGCTGGCCAGGTCGGTCATTTCGAGACCTTGGCGCTGTGGGAGATCCTTACGCCAAAGTCGTCAAGCGTCTGGAACTCCACCGTGGTCGCAGCCCCCGGCGGTGACTTGAGGCTGGGCAGTTCAAAGCGATTGCGGCCGCCAGGCGCCACCATGTTTTCGGCACCAGAGAGTGCGGCCTTGCGTGTATGGCGCAGCTTTGCCTCCAGCACGTCGATCTGGTCGAAGGTCACGTGGTAAGGCGTGGGGTTATAGACCTCCAGGATTTGGCCGCGCTCGGTCGATTCATGGCGCCATTGCAGTTTTGCCGGCGCGGCGTCGACCCCATAGGGCAGGTTTGGCGGGCGCAGGAACAGCTTGATCCGGGAGCGAAAGGCCAGCTGCAGTTGATTGGCTTGCTTGGCGTCCTGGGACTGTGCGGGTACCTCCAGCAGGTTGAACCAGAACAGGCTTTCCTGCTTCGCCGCCAGGTTGTCGCCCGTATACGCCAGGCGCACCACCTGTTGCTTGCCTGGCTCCATGCGAAAAATCGGGGGAGTGGCGATAAAGGGAATTACGGCCAGATCCGGAGTCGAGTGTTCGTCACCGCTGTCCAGCCAGGCCTGGATCAGTACTGGCGCCTGATTCTTGCTTTCCAGCCTGACGGTGACTTCCTTGTCGTTCTGCGGATAGATGATCCGTGTACTGTTGATTACCACGCTCGCATGCACGGACGTGGCGCCAAACAACGCGAATGCCCATGCCATGAACGGGAATGACAAAGACGAGATAAAGATCGATTTCATGGGCGAGATCATCTGGCGACTGAAGGAGTAAGACTGGCCGAGTGGCGCACCCGAGCGCCGAAGTCGCTCACGGTGGTGAACTCCACTTTCGGTGTGCCGTTGGGGCGATCACGCAGCAGCGGTAGCGCAAACCGTTTCACGTCACCGGCCGGCATCAGCAGACTGTCGTTGGCTTCCTTGTTGGGTGCTTTGCTGAAGCGTCTTCCTTCGCTCAGCAAGTCAACCGAGGTCAGGGAAATATGGTATGGCGTCGGGTTGGTCGCTTGCAGGGCATACCCCTGCTCGTGAGGCACCAGCTGCCATTGCAGTTTCGATGGTGCGCTGGCCACTGGATAGGGCAGTGCCGGCGGGCGCAGGAACACACGCAAACGGGTCCGGAACGCTAGTTCTATCTGGTTGTTTTGCTCGGAATTGGCTGAGCGGGGTGGCACCTCCAGCACATTCAGCCAGTACAGGCTTTCGCGATCGTTGGGCGCTGTTTCACCCAGATAGCGCAGGCGCAGGGCTTGCTGCTGGTTCGGCTCGATACGAAAGATCGGCGGCGAGAGGGTAAAGGGCGTCTGCGCCGTCGCGGGTGTCGAGCGCGCATCGCCGGTATCCAGCCAGGTTTGGACCAGTGCCGGACGGTCGCCCTTGTTCTCCAGGCGCACCACGACCTCCTGCTGTTCAGCCGGAAAGATCACACGTGTGCCATAAATAATCACGCCTGCATGGGCGGTTAGCGCTTGTAGCGTTAACCATCCAAAGGCACAGGTGGCAAGCACTCGGCAGGCCATTTTTTTCATAGTCTCGCAACTCTTCGGATCGGGGAGGGACCTGCGCGTTTAAGGCAGGTCCGTTATAGACAAGGCATGCTTGTGCGCAGGCCCTGGCCCCTTAGTCGGCGTACACAACCATAAAACCTACGCGCGTCTTGACCGTACCCTCGGTAGCGGGGGCAGTGGCGTACATTTGCGCGGCCAGCGGGATGACAGCCTGGTTGTCGGCGATCACCACACCTTCGGATTTTTCGGTGTAGACGTTGATTGGGGAGCCGTTGCGGTTGGTGACTTCCACCTGTACGTTCTTGGCGTTTTCGGTGTCATCGGGGTTGTCGTAGCCGTCGATGTTCAGTCGGCCGGTTGCTACGTCGATGGCCGGACTGGTGGGGTCGAACGCAACCATTGCGGTGCGGCCGTTGGTGCAGCTGCCTTCACCCGGTGCGCCGATGCGGATGGTGAAGCCAGTCAGGTTGGCACGGTCGCCAGGTTTCGCCAGGCGCGCAGCCGAGACTCCGCCCAGGTTGACGTCCTTGACCACAGCGCCCGTACCGGGTGCCGAACCTTCGATGGTGCAGGTTGTATCGTTGACCAGTCCGCTGAAGTTGATGGTGCCGTCATTGGCGGCATGGGCGGTTTGCGAGATGGCCGCGGCCAGGGCAATAGCAGCAAGTGTAGGCAGAGTATTGAATTTCATAGTATTCCCGATCATGAGTTTTCAGTATGTCCCGTCATTTTGCTAGTTGGCGGGCGGGGCATAATGTGTGCGGGAAAAAGAAAACTGCCTATAGAGAAGTCGCGAGTTTTATCTCGTGATAATTCGAAAAATGCGCTATTCAATCAAAATTGTTGCATTGACTTTGCGGTGTAAGACGCCACTGTAAGGCGCACCTGAAAGAACCGTCCTTATTATTTTCCCGTGTTGATCCACAGGTGTGGGTGGGATATACCGTGTTCGCTATAAGCTAGAGAGTTTTTGGTTGTTCTCACTTAACGGGTTTTTTGATGCCTACTTCTTCTTCCAATACGCATACCCTCATGTTGCTTGATGATCATGAGATGGTTCGACAGGGGATCGAACTAGGGCTGGCCAATGAAGGCGACTTCGATGTGATCGGCTCCTTCGGGACGGGGCGGGAGTTGCTGGAGGCACTTGCACGGCGCCCGGCGGACATAGTGATCATGGACTTTATCCTCGGGCCATCGGACATTGATGGCCTGACCCTGATCCGCGCGTTAAGCCGGCGTTTCAAGCAGTGCAAGCCTATTGTGGTGTCGTCGCACTACACCCCCGCAAGCGTTTCGTTGGCCTTGAAAGCTGGAAGTTGGGGGGTGCTGGGCAAGACCCAGAAGATGACTGAATTGATCGCGGCCATCCGCACCGTCGCCCAGGGGCGGATTTACCTGCAGCCTTGTATGTTATCGGCCATTCAAGGTATGCAACCCATTTCTGAGGGGGAGAACATAAAGACCAAACTTGAGTTGTCATCACCGTTTCGCTTGAACGCTTGTCTTACGCCCAAAGAGCAGGAAGTATTGCGTTGCTTTCTCGATGGCATGTCGGTGAATTCAATTGCAGCAAAGTTTTCGCGCAGTGCAAGTACCATCAGTACGCAGAAACAGTCGGCCTATCGAAAGCTGGGAATCAAAAGCGATAGCGAGCTTTTCAAGTTTACTCGGCAGTTTGGTGAGCCCAGTTAATGAGCGGTTTGTAAGAAGCATCTGTAGTTAGTGGCATTTAACTAGGGGGCATCTACATACTGTAGTGCCAATCTTTCGGTCGCCTGTCGCGCCGGTGGTAACAGATGCGGTGCGACCAGCATCATGATCTGGTAGACAACCACTTGTACTTCGCCTTCTCGGTCGAGAATCCGTTGGTAATCCAGGGAAAACAACAGGGTCATGGTGATCTGCTCCACCAGTTGGCCCAGTGCCTGGGTGCCACTGACCAACTGCCCGCCGGCTTTCAACCGGGCCAGCAAAGAGGCGAGGGTGCGCTTGAGCGCCGTCAACAGGTTGCGAATGCCCTTGGCCAGCTTTGGCAGGCGCCCGGCCAGGTTTGACAGGTCCTGGAACAGAAACCGGTAATGAGCCATGCGCTCGACGATCAGGTGCAGGAACAGCCAGTAGTCCTGGGGCTCCAGCTGCGCATCCGCCGGCGGGTCGAGCAACGGCGCCAGCTCATTCTGGAATCGTTCGAACAGCCCGAGCACCAGCGGCTCCTTGCCATGGAAGTGGTAGTAGAGGTTGCCGGGGCTGATCCCCATTTCATTGGCCACCTCCATGGTCGATACGTTCGGTTCGCCCTTCTGGTTGAACAGGTGCAGGGCGCATTCAAGGATACGGTCGCGGGTCTTCATCCAGTCTTCTTAATCTGATCGTTGGGCTCAGCGCACCCGCACATAAGTGCCAGGTGCCGCCTCCATCGGTGGGTAATTCTGGTTGCCCAGGGCGGTCAGGGTTTCGCGTTGCACGCCGGAGCGCTGTTGGACCCACTCCAGCCATCGCGGCCACCAGCTGCCGTCGACATGGTTGGCGTCGTAGTACCAGGCGCGTGGGTCGCTGCTCAGCTTGGGGTTTTCGACGTAGTTGGCCTTGGGGTTGCCCGGTGGGTTGAGGATGCTCTGGATATGCCCGCTGTTGGACAGCACGAAGCGCCGCTCGCCGCCCAACAGCTGGGTGGAGCGATACACCGCATCCCACGGCGTGATGTGGTCGTTGATCCCGGCCACGCTGAAGCTGTCCACCGTGACCTTCTGCAAATCGATCGGCGTGCCGCACACCTCAAGGCCACCGGAATGGCTCAGCGGGTTGTGCTTGAAAAAGTCCAGCAAGTCGCCATGCAGCGCGGCGGGCAGGCGCGTGTTGTCGTTGTTCCAGTACAGGATGTCGAAGGCCGGCGGTTCCTTGCCCAGCAGGTAGTTGTTGATCCAGTAATTCCAGATCAGGTCGTTGGGACGCATCCAGGCAAACACCTTGGCCATGTCGCGGCCATCCAGCACGCCTTGCTGGTAGGAGCGGCGCTTGGCCGCTTCCAGGGTCTGCTCGTCGACAAACAAGGTCGCGGGGCTGTCGATCTGGCTGTCGAGCAGGCTCACCAGGTAGCTGGCGCTGGAGACGCGCCGCAGCTGGCGCTTGGCTTGCAGGTGGCCTTGCAGCGCGGCGATGGTCAGGCCGCCGGCGCAGGCGCCCATCAGGTTGACCTCGCGGGCGCCGGTGATCGCGCGGCATACGTTGAGCGCTTCTTCCAGCGCGGCGACGTAGGTGGACAGGCCCCATTCGCGATGCCGCACATCCGGGTTGCGCCAGCTGACCATAAACGTCTGCAGGCTGTTTTTCAGGGCGTACTGCACAAAGCTGTTGGCCGGGCTCAGGTCGAAGATGTAGTACTTGTTGATTTGCGGCGGCACGATCAGCAGCGGCTTGGCGTACTGCTTTTCGCTCATGGGCTTGTACTGGATCAGCTCCAGCAGCTCGTTGCGAAACACCACCGCGCCGGGGGTGGTGGCCACTGTCTTGCCGACCTCGAACGCTTGCTTGCTGACCTGGCGCGGCAGGCCGTTGTTGTGCAGCAGGTCTTCGAACAGGTTGGTCACGCCGCGCACCACGCTGTTGCCACCGGAGTTGAGCAGCTCCTTGATGGCCAGCGGGTTGAGCAGGGTGTTGGAGGGGGAGACCGCATCGTTGAGCAGGGAAAAGACGAAGTGCGCGCGGGCGCGGTCATCGGCGCTCAGGGAGAGGTCGTCGATCCAGTGACGGGTCTGTTTCTGCCAGCTCAAGTAGGCCTGCAGACTGCGGCGGTAGAAGGGGTTGAGTTTCCAGGTGGGATCGCTGAAGCGGCTGTCTTTGGGGTTGGGCTCATGCATGGTTTCGCCCAGCAAAACGCGGCCCAGTTGCCCGCTCAACGCCCAGGCATGCCGGGCGGTGTGCACCGGGTTGCGCAAACCGTGGGCGGCCACGCTGCGCAGGGTCGAGAGCAAGTCCCGCCCCCTGAGGCCGGTGATCGCATTTTGCGCATTGATAAACGCGGCCGGGGTGGGCGCCGGGTCTGTCACGGGTCTTTCTCGCATGAGCCAACACTCCTTCGTCAAGCCATCAAACGGGCACGCCAATTCAGAACCTTAGTCGGTTCCTGGCAAGTTGCGCGGCGGTGTGTCCTTACACCGCCGGGCGTGGATGAATCACCGCACGCATGCGCTCCTCTTCAAGAAACTTCATGATGATCGGCGCCACGGCTTCGGCCCGGGTGATCAGGAACAGGTGGCCGTCATCGATGATGTGCAGCTGTGCGTTGGGAATGCGCCAGGCGAGCATGCGCATGTTGATCAGCGGGATCAGCGGGTCGTCGTCCCCCGCCAACACCAGGGTCGGCTGGCGGATCTTGTGCAGCCAGTGGATGCTGGTCCAGCCCAGCCCGGCGAACAATTGCCAGTAGTAACCGAGCTTGCCGGCCGAGCGCACTTTGCTCGCATGTTCGGCGGCGAGTTTTGAATCGCGGCGGAACGAGCCGCCATAAATCATCGGCGCAATGCGCACCACGTGGGACGGCTGGATATACCGGCGCGGGCTGGCCATCAGCCATAACACCTTCGGTTTGCCCGGCACCATCACCGCGCCTGCCGCCGTGGCCGCCAGGATCAGCTTCTTGCAGCGCTCCGGGTAGTCGTAGGCAAATTGCTGTGCCAGCGCGCCGCCCCAGGACACGCCCACCACGCTGACTTGGCCGTAGTCGAGGTAATCGAGCATGCGCGCGGTGAGCTTGGCCAGGCCGGGAAACCGGTACGGTCGCTTGGGCGTCGACGAACCGCCCACTCCTGGCACATCGAAGGCGATCACTTCGAGGTCTGGGTCCAGGGCCTGGACGAACGGAAACACCAACTCAAGGTTGGCACCGATGCCATTGAAGATCAGCAGCGGCGTCAAGTGAGGCTTGCCCGGGCGCACCGCCGTGCGGATGGTCTGGCCATCCAGGTCGATGGTACGGAAGATGAACGGTTGCGGCATGCTCAAGCCCTGTGAAGTGTTACTGCCGGAATGCAGTCTGAATGTGGGAGCGGGCTTGCTCGCGAATGCGGTGCATCAGTATCAGATGTGCTGACTGACACACCGCATTCGCGAGCAAGCCCGCTCCCACATTTGGATCTCATTTCAATCTAGCGTTCGTGTACGTAGGTGCCCGGCGCCGCTTCCGCCGCGACGTAGGTTTTATTGCCTAATGTTGTCGGCGCCTTCTTCAGCTTCCCCGCCCGCTCCGCCTGCCAAACCTGCCAATGCAGCCACCAGGAGTCGGTGTGCTTGGTGGCATTTTCCTGCCAGTCCAGCGGCGTTGCCGTCAGGCTGTCGCTGGTCTGGTAGCGCGCCTTGGGGTTGCCCGGCGGGTTGAGGATGCTCTGGATATGCCCGCTGCTGGACAGTACGAACTCGACCTTGCCGCCAAACAGTTGCGCCGACTTGTAGCAGGACTGCCAGGGTGTGATGTGGTCGTTGGTGCCGGCCAGTGAGTAGATGTCTGCGGTGACCTGCTTGAGGTCGATGGGCGTGCCGCACACTTCCAGGGCATTGGCGCGTACCAGTGGGTTGTTTTTGAACAGTTCGATCAGGTCGCCGTGGAACGCGGCCGGCAAGCGCGTGGTGTCGTTGTTCCAGAACAGGATGTCGAACACCGGCGGCTCGTTGCCCAGCAGGTAGTTGTTGACCCAGTAGTTCCAGATCAAGTCGTTGGGGCGCATCCAGGCGAACACCTTGGCCATGTCGCGGCCCTCAAGCACCCCGGATTGGTAGGAGTGGCGCTTGGCCGCTTCCAGGGTTTGCTCGTCGACAAACAGCGCCACCTGGGTGTCCAGGGTGGTGTCGAGCACGCTGACCAGCAGGGTCAGGGCGTTGACCTTCTTTTCGCCCAGCGCGGCGTAGTGGCCGAGCAAGGCGGTGCAGGTAATGCCGCCGGAGCAGGCGCCGAGCATGTTGATGTCTTTGCTGCCGGTGATCGCGGTGACGACGTCCACCGCTTCCTTGAGCGCCTCGATATAGGTCGACAGGCCCCATTCACGCTGGGCCTTGGTCGGGTTGCGCCAGCTGACGATAAAGGTCTGCTGACCATTGCGCAGGCAGAAGCGCGCCAGGCTCTTATCCGGGCTCAGGTCGAATACGTAGAATTTGTTGATCTGCGGCGGCACCACCAACAGCGGGCGCTCGTGCACCTGTTCGGTGATCGGCTTGTACTGGATCAGCTCCAGCACGTCGTTGCGAAACACCACGGCGCCTTCGCTGGTGCCCAGGGTCTTGCCCACTTCAAAGGCGCCCATGTTGACCTGGCTCGGCATGCCGCCGTTGTGCACCATGTCCTTGGCCAGGTGGGACAAACCGTCGAGCAGGCTCTTGCCGCCGGTTTCAAAGAAACGTTTGACCGCCGCCGGGTTGGCCGCACTGTTGGTGGGGGCCATGGCTTCGGTCATCAGGTTGATCACGAAGTGGCCGCGGCTGATGTCCTGGGGGGACAGGTTGCTGTCGCCGATCCAGTCGTGCAGTTCCTTGCGCCATGCCAGGTAGGTTTGCAGGTAGCGCTTGTAGAGCGGGTTCTGGCTCCAGGCCGGGTCATGGAAGCGACGGTCATCGCTTTCCGGCACCAGTTGGGACTTGCCGAACATCACGTTCTTGAGTTCGACGCCAAAGTGCGCGACATGCTTGACGCTGTGCAACGGTTGCTTGATGGCTTGGGTCAGCACCATCTTCGCCGAGGCGAGTAAGTCCTTTTTCCGTAACGCGATGATCGGGTTCAGCCCCAGGGTGTTTTCCGAGGCCTGGCGTTTCAAGTCATCGTTGTTCTTGTTACTCATCTACGACGCTCCATTGTCCGAAAGACGAGTACCGGCTACCGCTCTGTGCACCAAGTTTCGATACACGACACAAGCCAGGTACTGCGACTCGGGTGACCGTTGATACCGCATCGTCAAATGCAGGGAACTTGCCAGTTCCATTGGTTACCCGAGTTTAATTTTTTTCGCAAGCGGGCCATTCGTTGGCCACGCGACAGGGCATTCAAGCAGATGAAATTAGAAAATGCCCTCTAAAGAGCAAGACGCCTGGACTAGAGCATCAGCCGCACGACCGATTGGCTCGGGTCGCGGGTTTTGCCAGCGGCTTTGAGTTCGGCCAGATAATCGGCCCACAGCGCATCCTGGCGCACGGCCAGCTGGTAGAGATAGTCCCAGGTGAACAGTCCGCTGTCATGGCCGTCGTCGAAGGTCAATTTCAGTGCGTACTGGCCGGCCGGTTCGATCTTGATCAACTTCACGTTGAGCTTGCCGAATTGCAGGATGGGTTTGCCGTGGCCCTGGACCTCGGCCGAAGGCGAGTGGGTGCGCAGCAGCTCGGCGGGGAGTTGGTAGACCTCATCGGGCCCGTAGGTGAGGCCGAGGGTGTTGGAGGTTTTGTGCAGGTTTACAGCGGTGGGGAATTTGGACATGGCGATAATCCTGAAGAAACCGGCTCAAACATGTGGGAGCTGGCTTATGTGGGAGCTGGCTTGCCTGCGATGGCATCACCTCGGTATCACTGATACACCGAGGTGCCTGCATCGCGGGCAAGCCCAGCTCCCACACAAGCCAGCTCCCACAATTAAAGCAAAGCGGCCTTACAGGATATAACGAGACAAGTCTTCGTTCTGCGCCAATTCGCCCAAGTGGCTGTTGACGTAATCAGCGTCGATCTTGATCACTTCGCCATTCTGCGCCCCAGCCAGATCGCCGGCACTGAAGGACACTTCCTCGAGCAAACGCTCCAGCAAGGTGTGCAGGCGACGGGCACCGATGTTCTCGGTCTTCTCGTTGACCTGCCAGGCAATCTCCGCCAGGCGCTTGATGCCGTCTGGCTGAAACTCGATGCCCAGGCCTTCGGTTTTCAGCAACTCGCGGTACTGCTCGGTCAGCGACGCATGGGGCTCGCTGAGGATGCGCTCGAAGTCGCCCGGGGTCAGCGCCTTGAGCTCCACGCGAATCGGCAGGCGGCCTTGCAGCTCCGGCACCAGGTCGCTTGGCTTGCTCAGGTGGAACGCACCGGAGGCGATAAACAGGATGTGGTCGGTCTTGACCATGCCCAGCTTGGTGTTCACGGTGCAGCCTTCGATCAGCGGCAGCAGGTCGCGCTGCACGCCTTCACGGGATACATCGACGCCACCGGAGTTGCCGCGCTTGGCCACCTTGTCGATCTCATCGATAAACACGATGCCGTGCTGCTCGACCGCTTCCAGGGCCTTGGCCTTGAGTTCTTCTTCGTTCACCAGGCGCCCGGCTTCTTCGTCGCGCACCAGTTTCAGCGCTTCCTTCACCTTGAGCTTGCGGCTTTTCTTCTTGCCCTTGCCCATGTTGGCGAACAGGTTCTGCAACTGGCTGGTCATTTCTTCCATGCCAGGCGGGGCGGAGATGTCGACGCCGGACACTTCGGCGACTTCGATCTCGATTTCCTTGTCGTCCAACTGGCCTTCACGCAGGCGCTTGCGGAACAGCTGGCGGGTGTTGGAATCCGAGGCCGGTGCGGCGTCTTCGTTGAACCCCATGCGTGCCGGCGGCAGCAGGGCGTCGAGGATGCGCTCTTCGGCTGCGTCTTCGGCGCGGTGGCTGACCTTGGTCATTTCCTGTTCGCGCAGCAGCTTCAGGGCGGCGTCGGCCAGGTCACGGATGATCGACTCGACATCGCGGCCCACGTAGCCCACTTCGGTGAACTTGGTGGCTTCGACCTTGATGAACGGTGCGTTGGCCAGTTTGGCCAGGCGGCGGGCGATCTCGGTTTTACCGACGCCGGTCGGGCCGATCATCAGGATGTTCTTCGGCGTTACTTCAACGCGCAGTTCTTCGGGCAGTTGCATCCGGCGCCAGCGGTTACGCAGTGCGATGGCAACGGCGCGCTTGGCATCGTCCTGGCCGATGATATGGCGGTTGAGTTCGTGGACGATTTCGCGGGGAGTCATGGACATAATGTTTGGCGGCCTCAAGCCGGAATAAGCCTACGGCTTACTCGGCGAGGTCCTGCTCCTCAATGGTCTGGTTGTGGTTGGTGAATACGCAGATGTCGCCGGCGATGCCCAGGGCGGTCTCGACGATTTCACGGGCCGACAGGTCGGTTTTCTTCAACAGTGCGCTGGCGGCCGCCTGGGCGTAGCCACCGCCGGAACCCATGGCGATCAGGCCATGCTCGGGCTCAACTACATCGCCGTTGCCGGTGATGATCAAGGACGCGTCTTTGTTGGCCACGGCCAGCATGGCTTCAAGGCGGCTGAGGGAACGGTCGGTGCGCCATTCTTTGGCGAGTTCAACTGCGGCGCGCACGAGGTGGCCTTGGTGTTTTTCCAGCTGGCCTTCGAAACGCTCGAACAGGGTGAAGGCGTCGGCGGTAGCGCCGGCAAAGCCCGCGAGAACCTGGCCGTGGTACAGGCGACGCACTTTCTTGGCGTTGCCTTTCATCACGGTGTTGCCAAGGGAAACCTGGCCGTCGCCGCCCATGACGACTTTGCCGTGGCGACGTACTGAAACGATGGTGGTCAAGGGGAGAGTCTCCACACAGCGGGGCGAAAATGCCCTGGTGAAAACTGATATGGGGATGGTGGGGGGGATTTCAACCGTGGGGGCGGTGTGCGGACGAGTGGTGTGTATTGATCTGACACACTCTTGAGAACGCTATAGATCAAATGTGGGAGCGGGCTTGCTCGCGAAAGCGGTGTGTCAGCCGCCGAAAATATTGACTGATCTAGCGCATTCGCGAGCAAGCCCGCTCCCACATGGGCCTGCTGTGTTCTTGGGTTTAGCGGCTCTGGCGTTGTTGTAACAACAGGTTGCTGAACCCAGCGCCAGCCAGTTGTTTCTGCGCCACGGTCAGCTGTTCACGGTTGCTGAACGGCCCCACCAGCACGCGATACCAGGTCGCATCCTTCACCGTGCCGGATTCCACGGTCACCGCCTGACCCAGCAGAATGATCTGCGCCCTCACGCGATCCGCATCCGCCTGCTTCGGGAACGAGCCCGCTTGCAGGAAGAACTTGGTCACCGGCGCCGCTTTGGTCTCGGCAACCGGCGGTGCTGGCGGCGGGGTGATCCCGGCCAGCGCGGCCTGGGCCCGTGCGGTGTCGATCTTTGCCGCTTCCGCAGGCGTGACCGGTGTGGTCGGCACTTGTGGGGTCGGCAGGGTTTTCTCCGGCACGGCGTCAGGTGGCACGATCACTTCGGACTCCGGCAACAGTGTGTAGAAGTCGTACTTCGGCTTCACTGGTGCTGTAGGACTTGGCGCGGTCTTGTTGGCTTCGGCCATTTTCGTGATCTTCTGCTGCTCCTGCTTGACCCGTTTGACGTCATCGCCCTTGCCCGGGTCCAGCTTCATCAGGAACACGATAAACGCGCCGACCGACAGGCCGATGGCCATCCACAGCCAGCCCGGGATCGGCTTCTTC
Proteins encoded in this region:
- the phaZ gene encoding poly(3-hydroxyalkanoate) depolymerase, yielding MPQPFIFRTIDLDGQTIRTAVRPGKPHLTPLLIFNGIGANLELVFPFVQALDPDLEVIAFDVPGVGGSSTPKRPYRFPGLAKLTARMLDYLDYGQVSVVGVSWGGALAQQFAYDYPERCKKLILAATAAGAVMVPGKPKVLWLMASPRRYIQPSHVVRIAPMIYGGSFRRDSKLAAEHASKVRSAGKLGYYWQLFAGLGWTSIHWLHKIRQPTLVLAGDDDPLIPLINMRMLAWRIPNAQLHIIDDGHLFLITRAEAVAPIIMKFLEEERMRAVIHPRPAV
- the phaC gene encoding class II poly(R)-hydroxyalkanoic acid synthase; the encoded protein is MRERPVTDPAPTPAAFINAQNAITGLRGRDLLSTLRSVAAHGLRNPVHTARHAWALSGQLGRVLLGETMHEPNPKDSRFSDPTWKLNPFYRRSLQAYLSWQKQTRHWIDDLSLSADDRARAHFVFSLLNDAVSPSNTLLNPLAIKELLNSGGNSVVRGVTNLFEDLLHNNGLPRQVSKQAFEVGKTVATTPGAVVFRNELLELIQYKPMSEKQYAKPLLIVPPQINKYYIFDLSPANSFVQYALKNSLQTFMVSWRNPDVRHREWGLSTYVAALEEALNVCRAITGAREVNLMGACAGGLTIAALQGHLQAKRQLRRVSSASYLVSLLDSQIDSPATLFVDEQTLEAAKRRSYQQGVLDGRDMAKVFAWMRPNDLIWNYWINNYLLGKEPPAFDILYWNNDNTRLPAALHGDLLDFFKHNPLSHSGGLEVCGTPIDLQKVTVDSFSVAGINDHITPWDAVYRSTQLLGGERRFVLSNSGHIQSILNPPGNPKANYVENPKLSSDPRAWYYDANHVDGSWWPRWLEWVQQRSGVQRETLTALGNQNYPPMEAAPGTYVRVR
- the phaC gene encoding class II poly(R)-hydroxyalkanoic acid synthase; its protein translation is MSNKNNDDLKRQASENTLGLNPIIALRKKDLLASAKMVLTQAIKQPLHSVKHVAHFGVELKNVMFGKSQLVPESDDRRFHDPAWSQNPLYKRYLQTYLAWRKELHDWIGDSNLSPQDISRGHFVINLMTEAMAPTNSAANPAAVKRFFETGGKSLLDGLSHLAKDMVHNGGMPSQVNMGAFEVGKTLGTSEGAVVFRNDVLELIQYKPITEQVHERPLLVVPPQINKFYVFDLSPDKSLARFCLRNGQQTFIVSWRNPTKAQREWGLSTYIEALKEAVDVVTAITGSKDINMLGACSGGITCTALLGHYAALGEKKVNALTLLVSVLDTTLDTQVALFVDEQTLEAAKRHSYQSGVLEGRDMAKVFAWMRPNDLIWNYWVNNYLLGNEPPVFDILFWNNDTTRLPAAFHGDLIELFKNNPLVRANALEVCGTPIDLKQVTADIYSLAGTNDHITPWQSCYKSAQLFGGKVEFVLSSSGHIQSILNPPGNPKARYQTSDSLTATPLDWQENATKHTDSWWLHWQVWQAERAGKLKKAPTTLGNKTYVAAEAAPGTYVHER
- a CDS encoding gamma-butyrobetaine hydroxylase-like domain-containing protein is translated as MSKFPTAVNLHKTSNTLGLTYGPDEVYQLPAELLRTHSPSAEVQGHGKPILQFGKLNVKLIKIEPAGQYALKLTFDDGHDSGLFTWDYLYQLAVRQDALWADYLAELKAAGKTRDPSQSVVRLML
- the hslU gene encoding ATP-dependent protease ATPase subunit HslU, which encodes MSMTPREIVHELNRHIIGQDDAKRAVAIALRNRWRRMQLPEELRVEVTPKNILMIGPTGVGKTEIARRLAKLANAPFIKVEATKFTEVGYVGRDVESIIRDLADAALKLLREQEMTKVSHRAEDAAEERILDALLPPARMGFNEDAAPASDSNTRQLFRKRLREGQLDDKEIEIEVAEVSGVDISAPPGMEEMTSQLQNLFANMGKGKKKSRKLKVKEALKLVRDEEAGRLVNEEELKAKALEAVEQHGIVFIDEIDKVAKRGNSGGVDVSREGVQRDLLPLIEGCTVNTKLGMVKTDHILFIASGAFHLSKPSDLVPELQGRLPIRVELKALTPGDFERILSEPHASLTEQYRELLKTEGLGIEFQPDGIKRLAEIAWQVNEKTENIGARRLHTLLERLLEEVSFSAGDLAGAQNGEVIKIDADYVNSHLGELAQNEDLSRYIL